One part of the Neoarius graeffei isolate fNeoGra1 chromosome 2, fNeoGra1.pri, whole genome shotgun sequence genome encodes these proteins:
- the si:ch73-233f7.1 gene encoding protocadherin-10 isoform X2, giving the protein MDQGHERRQRTSAVSVFCLLMCVCALDRVLAQIRYSVLEEREHGAFVGNIAEDLGLDVSRLSARRFRIVSGARKQYLEVNLENGILFVNEKIDREELCEQSPICFLHLQVVIENPLELYRVEVEILDVNDNAPSFPWSEFNLEITESAAQGSRFPLESAQDQDAGSNSLRSYLLSANQHFVLDVQTRNDGSKFAELVLESPLDREKQKMHEMVLTAVDGGSPLRSGTAQIMVTVLDANDNVPVFDRSVYRVSLVENAPRGTLVLKLNATDLDEGSNGEIVYSFSGHAPLKVRELFSVDSFSGEIRVKGIVDYEKASVYELYVQAKDKGPSAVAVHCKVLVDILDVNDNAPEVILTSVSTPVQEDAPPGTVIAVISVMDRDSGENGAVDCKIPSHVPFRLHSSFKNYYTLATSEFLDRESVAEYNITLTARDLGSPPLSTGKTINVLVSDVNDNPPRFLQPSYTVYVTENNAPGASICSVSAVDPDSNQNAYLSYSILESQIRGMPVSTYVSINSDNGNIYALRSFDYEQLRNFQIRVQARDAGFPPLIGNVTVNVFVLDQNDNAPLVVSPLPRNGTAATETVPRSADAGYLVAKITALDADAGQNSRLSYQVLHATDPGLFSIALYTGEIRTIRRFVDKDATRHRLVILVKDNGQPSLSATVSLILTLVDGVPESLSDLDDHAFSHRAPSNLALYLIISLSVVSLIFLVAIIVLAALKCYKDRDCPGGFGLSSIGAACCTLESEPPTEACKKSNLNLQISSGTKVPTNCTDFMFMKSYSPSTPRNNAAKEAENLAWSSQSRSSSANNGATTPNELKQDNTNWAFNKNQTSTLKSYNSVNMDGTLVRKVMQTDSENYVSPVAAGQYWTWGTRMRECKMSSPAAGLPERAWTPRYTPTKIPQQQQPSGQSHGHPPPDYQHNVYIPGTPSALCTLRPSSRSELDVHNTFSTFGKKRKFITPSSYESRDETGTEVINNDLYNE; this is encoded by the exons ATGGATCAAGGGCACGAGAGGAGGCAACGGACATCAGCGGTGTCAGTTTTTTGCCtacttatgtgtgtgtgcgcgctggaCCGGGTGCTCGCCCAGATTCGGTACTCGGTTCTCGAGGAGCGCGAGCACGGCGCATTTGTCGGTAACATTGCCGAGGACTTGGGCTTGGATGTCTCCAGGTTGTCTGCCAGGCGATTCCGCATCGTGTCGGGGGCGAGGAAACAGTACTTAGAGGTCAATTTGGAAAACGGGATTTTGTTTGTGAACGAGAAGATTGATCGAGAGGAGTTATGCGAACAGAGTCCGATTTGTTTCTTGCATTTGCAGGTGGTCATTGAAAACCCACTGGAACTGTACCGAGTGGAAGTTGAAATCTTAGACGTTAACGACAACGCTCCGAGTTTTCCGTGGAGCGAATTCAATCTAGAGATAACCGAGTCCGCCGCGCAGGGCTCACGGTTCCCGCTCGAGAGCGCGCAAGACCAAGACGCAGGATCCAACTCGCTCCGCTCGTACCTGCTGAGTGCTAACCAACACTTCGTGCTGGACGTGCAGACGCGCAACGACGGGAGCAAGTTCGCAGAACTCGTGCTAGAGTCTCCCTTAGACCGGGAGAAGCAAAAAATGCACGAAATGGTCCTAACCGCTGTGGACGGCGGCTCTCCGCTGCGCTCGGGCACTGCTCAGATCATGGTTACAGTGCTGGATGCGAACGATAATGTGCCTGTATTTGACAGATCCGTTTACCGGGTGAGCCTGGTGGAGAACGCACCGAGAGGAACGCTGGTGCTCAAGCTTAACGCCACGGATCTGGACGAAGGCTCGAACGGCGAGATCGTCTATTCGTTCAGCGGCCATGCGCCCTTGAAAGTGCGCGAGCTGTTCAGTGTCGATTCTTTTTCGGGTGAAATTCGGGTCAAGGGGATTGTAGACTACGAAAAAGCCAGCGTCTACGAGCTTTATGTGCAGGCTAAAGACAAGGGTCCCTCTGCTGTTGCCGTGCACTGTAAAGTACTTGTCGATATATTGGACGTGAACGACAACGCGCCAGAGGTCATCTTGACCTCTGTCTCCACACCTGTGCAGGAAGATGCGCCTCCGGGGACCGTGATAGCCGTGATCAGTGTTATGGATCGTGACTCCGGGGAAAACGGAGCAGTGGACTGTAAGATTCCCAGCCATGTGCCCTTTAGGCTTCACTCGTCCTTTAAAAACTATTACACTCTGGCGACGAGCGAATTTCTGGATAGAGAGTCGGTAGCCGAATACAACATCACTCTCACGGCGCGAGATTTAGGCTCTCCACCGCTCTCCACCGGGAAAACTATTAATGTTCTTGTGTCGGACGTGAATGACAATCCTCCACGCTTCCTTCAGCCGTCCTACACCGTCTATGTGACCGAAAATAACGCACCAGGCGCTTCCATTTGCTCTGTGAGCGCAGTGGATCCGGACTCGAACCAGAATGCCTATCTGTCCTACTCTATTCTGGAGAGTCAAATAAGGGGCATGCCTGTGTCCACGTATGTTTCTATTAACTCAGACAATGGCAACATTTACGCTCTTCGCTCCTTCGACTACGAGCAGCTCCGCAACTTTCAGATCCGAGTCCAGGCGCGGGACGCCGGTTTCCCGCCGTTGATTGGAAACGTGACTGTCAATGTGTTTGTGTTGGACCAGAACGATAACGCACCACTAGTCGTTTCCCCGCTGCCGAGGAACGGCACAGCGGCTACTGAGACGGTGCCGAGGTCGGCGGACGCAGGCTACCTCGTAGCAAAAATTACAGCGCTGGACGCGGACGCCGGGCAAAACTCTCGCCTCTCGTACCAGGTGCTACACGCCACTGACCCGGGTCTATTCAGCATCGCGCTCTACACGGGTGAAATTCGAACCATCCGCCGCTTCGTAGACAAAGACGCCACGAGACACAGACTCGTTATATTGGTCAAGGACAATGGGCAGCCCTCTCTTTCAGCCACCGTATCCCTCATACTGACGCTAGTGGACGGCGTGCCGGAGTCGCTGTCCGACCTGGATGACCATGCCTTCAGCCACCGAGCGCCTTCTAACCTCGCGCTCTATCTGATCATCTCGTTGAGCGTGGTATCGCTCATCTTCCTAGTAGCCATCATCGTACTGGCAGCGCTGAAGTGCTACAAAGACCGGGACTGTCCTGGAGGGTTCGGTTTGTCCTCTATCGGTGCTGCGTGCTGCACTCTCGAATCCGAGCCGCCCACGGAAGCATGCAAAAAGTCGAACCTGAATCTGCAGATTTCCAGCGGAACGAAGGTGCCGACGAACTGT ACTGACTTTATGTTCATGAAGTCTTACAGTCCGAGCACGCCGAGAAATAACGCCGCTAAAGAGGCTGAAAATCTGGCATGGAGCTCACAGAGCCGTAGCTCTTCGGCGAATAACGGAGCGACAACTCCTaacgag TTAAAACAAGACAATACTAACTGGGCTTTTAACAAGAACCAAACTTCAACTTTGAAAAG TTATAACTCAGTCAATATGGATGGCACCCTTGTGAGGAAGGTGATGCAGACTGATTCTGAGAATTATGTAAGTCCAGTGGCTGCAGGACAGTACTGGACCTGGGGAACACGAATGAGAG AGTGCAAGATGTCTTCCCCTGCGGCAGGCCTCCCTGAGCGGGCATGGACACCCCGCTACACCCCCACAAAAATACCCCAACAGCAGCAGCCTTCAGGTCAATCACATGGTCATCCTCCACCTGACTACCAACACAATGTCTACATCCCTGGGACTCCATCTGCCCTCTGTACCCTGAGACCCAGCAGTCGCAGTGAGCTTGATGTCCATAACACCTTCTCCACCTTTGGCAAGAAGCGCAAGTTCATCACCCCCAGCAGTTATGAGTCGAGGGATGAAACAGGGACTGAAGTCATCAATAATGACCTGTATAATGAATAG
- the si:ch73-233f7.1 gene encoding protocadherin beta-15 isoform X1, whose protein sequence is MDQGHERRQRTSAVSVFCLLMCVCALDRVLAQIRYSVLEEREHGAFVGNIAEDLGLDVSRLSARRFRIVSGARKQYLEVNLENGILFVNEKIDREELCEQSPICFLHLQVVIENPLELYRVEVEILDVNDNAPSFPWSEFNLEITESAAQGSRFPLESAQDQDAGSNSLRSYLLSANQHFVLDVQTRNDGSKFAELVLESPLDREKQKMHEMVLTAVDGGSPLRSGTAQIMVTVLDANDNVPVFDRSVYRVSLVENAPRGTLVLKLNATDLDEGSNGEIVYSFSGHAPLKVRELFSVDSFSGEIRVKGIVDYEKASVYELYVQAKDKGPSAVAVHCKVLVDILDVNDNAPEVILTSVSTPVQEDAPPGTVIAVISVMDRDSGENGAVDCKIPSHVPFRLHSSFKNYYTLATSEFLDRESVAEYNITLTARDLGSPPLSTGKTINVLVSDVNDNPPRFLQPSYTVYVTENNAPGASICSVSAVDPDSNQNAYLSYSILESQIRGMPVSTYVSINSDNGNIYALRSFDYEQLRNFQIRVQARDAGFPPLIGNVTVNVFVLDQNDNAPLVVSPLPRNGTAATETVPRSADAGYLVAKITALDADAGQNSRLSYQVLHATDPGLFSIALYTGEIRTIRRFVDKDATRHRLVILVKDNGQPSLSATVSLILTLVDGVPESLSDLDDHAFSHRAPSNLALYLIISLSVVSLIFLVAIIVLAALKCYKDRDCPGGFGLSSIGAACCTLESEPPTEACKKSNLNLQISSGTKVPTNCVESSTGTTAQNYCYKVCLTPESAKTDFMFMKSYSPSTPRNNAAKEAENLAWSSQSRSSSANNGATTPNELKQDNTNWAFNKNQTSTLKSYNSVNMDGTLVRKVMQTDSENYVSPVAAGQYWTWGTRMRECKMSSPAAGLPERAWTPRYTPTKIPQQQQPSGQSHGHPPPDYQHNVYIPGTPSALCTLRPSSRSELDVHNTFSTFGKKRKFITPSSYESRDETGTEVINNDLYNE, encoded by the exons ATGGATCAAGGGCACGAGAGGAGGCAACGGACATCAGCGGTGTCAGTTTTTTGCCtacttatgtgtgtgtgcgcgctggaCCGGGTGCTCGCCCAGATTCGGTACTCGGTTCTCGAGGAGCGCGAGCACGGCGCATTTGTCGGTAACATTGCCGAGGACTTGGGCTTGGATGTCTCCAGGTTGTCTGCCAGGCGATTCCGCATCGTGTCGGGGGCGAGGAAACAGTACTTAGAGGTCAATTTGGAAAACGGGATTTTGTTTGTGAACGAGAAGATTGATCGAGAGGAGTTATGCGAACAGAGTCCGATTTGTTTCTTGCATTTGCAGGTGGTCATTGAAAACCCACTGGAACTGTACCGAGTGGAAGTTGAAATCTTAGACGTTAACGACAACGCTCCGAGTTTTCCGTGGAGCGAATTCAATCTAGAGATAACCGAGTCCGCCGCGCAGGGCTCACGGTTCCCGCTCGAGAGCGCGCAAGACCAAGACGCAGGATCCAACTCGCTCCGCTCGTACCTGCTGAGTGCTAACCAACACTTCGTGCTGGACGTGCAGACGCGCAACGACGGGAGCAAGTTCGCAGAACTCGTGCTAGAGTCTCCCTTAGACCGGGAGAAGCAAAAAATGCACGAAATGGTCCTAACCGCTGTGGACGGCGGCTCTCCGCTGCGCTCGGGCACTGCTCAGATCATGGTTACAGTGCTGGATGCGAACGATAATGTGCCTGTATTTGACAGATCCGTTTACCGGGTGAGCCTGGTGGAGAACGCACCGAGAGGAACGCTGGTGCTCAAGCTTAACGCCACGGATCTGGACGAAGGCTCGAACGGCGAGATCGTCTATTCGTTCAGCGGCCATGCGCCCTTGAAAGTGCGCGAGCTGTTCAGTGTCGATTCTTTTTCGGGTGAAATTCGGGTCAAGGGGATTGTAGACTACGAAAAAGCCAGCGTCTACGAGCTTTATGTGCAGGCTAAAGACAAGGGTCCCTCTGCTGTTGCCGTGCACTGTAAAGTACTTGTCGATATATTGGACGTGAACGACAACGCGCCAGAGGTCATCTTGACCTCTGTCTCCACACCTGTGCAGGAAGATGCGCCTCCGGGGACCGTGATAGCCGTGATCAGTGTTATGGATCGTGACTCCGGGGAAAACGGAGCAGTGGACTGTAAGATTCCCAGCCATGTGCCCTTTAGGCTTCACTCGTCCTTTAAAAACTATTACACTCTGGCGACGAGCGAATTTCTGGATAGAGAGTCGGTAGCCGAATACAACATCACTCTCACGGCGCGAGATTTAGGCTCTCCACCGCTCTCCACCGGGAAAACTATTAATGTTCTTGTGTCGGACGTGAATGACAATCCTCCACGCTTCCTTCAGCCGTCCTACACCGTCTATGTGACCGAAAATAACGCACCAGGCGCTTCCATTTGCTCTGTGAGCGCAGTGGATCCGGACTCGAACCAGAATGCCTATCTGTCCTACTCTATTCTGGAGAGTCAAATAAGGGGCATGCCTGTGTCCACGTATGTTTCTATTAACTCAGACAATGGCAACATTTACGCTCTTCGCTCCTTCGACTACGAGCAGCTCCGCAACTTTCAGATCCGAGTCCAGGCGCGGGACGCCGGTTTCCCGCCGTTGATTGGAAACGTGACTGTCAATGTGTTTGTGTTGGACCAGAACGATAACGCACCACTAGTCGTTTCCCCGCTGCCGAGGAACGGCACAGCGGCTACTGAGACGGTGCCGAGGTCGGCGGACGCAGGCTACCTCGTAGCAAAAATTACAGCGCTGGACGCGGACGCCGGGCAAAACTCTCGCCTCTCGTACCAGGTGCTACACGCCACTGACCCGGGTCTATTCAGCATCGCGCTCTACACGGGTGAAATTCGAACCATCCGCCGCTTCGTAGACAAAGACGCCACGAGACACAGACTCGTTATATTGGTCAAGGACAATGGGCAGCCCTCTCTTTCAGCCACCGTATCCCTCATACTGACGCTAGTGGACGGCGTGCCGGAGTCGCTGTCCGACCTGGATGACCATGCCTTCAGCCACCGAGCGCCTTCTAACCTCGCGCTCTATCTGATCATCTCGTTGAGCGTGGTATCGCTCATCTTCCTAGTAGCCATCATCGTACTGGCAGCGCTGAAGTGCTACAAAGACCGGGACTGTCCTGGAGGGTTCGGTTTGTCCTCTATCGGTGCTGCGTGCTGCACTCTCGAATCCGAGCCGCCCACGGAAGCATGCAAAAAGTCGAACCTGAATCTGCAGATTTCCAGCGGAACGAAGGTGCCGACGAACTGTGTAGAGAGCAGTACCGGAACCACGGCTCAGAACTACTGCTACAAGGTGTGCTTGACACCCGAATCAGCCAAGACTGACTTTATGTTCATGAAGTCTTACAGTCCGAGCACGCCGAGAAATAACGCCGCTAAAGAGGCTGAAAATCTGGCATGGAGCTCACAGAGCCGTAGCTCTTCGGCGAATAACGGAGCGACAACTCCTaacgag TTAAAACAAGACAATACTAACTGGGCTTTTAACAAGAACCAAACTTCAACTTTGAAAAG TTATAACTCAGTCAATATGGATGGCACCCTTGTGAGGAAGGTGATGCAGACTGATTCTGAGAATTATGTAAGTCCAGTGGCTGCAGGACAGTACTGGACCTGGGGAACACGAATGAGAG AGTGCAAGATGTCTTCCCCTGCGGCAGGCCTCCCTGAGCGGGCATGGACACCCCGCTACACCCCCACAAAAATACCCCAACAGCAGCAGCCTTCAGGTCAATCACATGGTCATCCTCCACCTGACTACCAACACAATGTCTACATCCCTGGGACTCCATCTGCCCTCTGTACCCTGAGACCCAGCAGTCGCAGTGAGCTTGATGTCCATAACACCTTCTCCACCTTTGGCAAGAAGCGCAAGTTCATCACCCCCAGCAGTTATGAGTCGAGGGATGAAACAGGGACTGAAGTCATCAATAATGACCTGTATAATGAATAG